From one Formosa sediminum genomic stretch:
- a CDS encoding acetyl-CoA hydrolase/transferase family protein: MYKCVTAAEAVKIIKSNDRVYLHAGAAVPQLLINALTARHDELRNVEICHLHTEGFAPYANPELHESFHVNSFFIAKNIRHTIKAGNGSYTPVFLSELPLLFKRNIVDLQVALIHVSVPDIHGYCSLGVSVEATLAAIDNADYVIAQVNKQMPRTFGDGIIHVSEINAFVECDEPLPTHDIPEPTTIEHKIGAYVANLIEDKSTLQMGIGTIPNAVLSLLGNHKDLGLHTEMFSDGVIDLILKDVINGNFKSINPGRALATFLMGSQRLYDYVNDNPYIELRSSDYVNDVSVIKQNPRMVAINSAIEVDVTGQVCADSIGAEMYSGVGGQMDFIRGASLSEGGKAIIALPSVTKSGISRIVPSLNSGAGVVTTRAHIHYVVTEYGVANLYGKTIQQRAKALVNIAHPDHRESIDREYFKLVRG, encoded by the coding sequence ATGTATAAATGCGTAACAGCTGCAGAGGCTGTAAAGATAATAAAATCTAACGACAGAGTGTATTTACATGCTGGAGCAGCTGTACCTCAATTATTAATAAATGCTTTAACAGCAAGACATGACGAATTACGTAATGTAGAAATTTGTCATTTACATACCGAAGGTTTTGCTCCTTATGCAAATCCAGAATTACATGAAAGTTTTCATGTAAACTCATTCTTTATTGCTAAAAATATTAGACATACAATTAAAGCTGGAAATGGATCTTATACACCAGTGTTTTTAAGTGAATTGCCATTGTTGTTTAAACGCAATATAGTAGACTTACAAGTTGCATTAATCCATGTGTCTGTTCCAGATATACATGGCTATTGTTCTTTAGGAGTGTCTGTTGAAGCTACTTTAGCGGCAATAGATAATGCAGATTATGTTATAGCCCAAGTAAACAAACAAATGCCAAGAACATTTGGAGATGGTATTATTCATGTTTCAGAAATTAATGCTTTTGTGGAATGCGATGAGCCTTTACCTACGCATGATATTCCTGAACCTACAACAATTGAGCATAAAATTGGTGCCTATGTTGCAAATTTAATTGAAGATAAAAGTACCCTACAGATGGGGATAGGTACTATACCAAATGCTGTATTATCGTTATTAGGAAATCACAAAGATTTGGGATTACATACAGAGATGTTTTCAGATGGTGTTATTGATTTAATTTTAAAGGATGTAATCAATGGAAATTTTAAAAGTATAAATCCAGGACGCGCTTTAGCGACTTTTTTAATGGGCTCTCAGCGTCTTTATGATTATGTAAACGATAATCCTTATATAGAATTACGTAGTTCAGATTATGTGAATGATGTTTCTGTTATTAAACAAAATCCGCGTATGGTGGCTATTAATTCTGCTATAGAAGTGGATGTAACTGGACAAGTTTGTGCAGATTCTATTGGTGCAGAAATGTATTCTGGAGTTGGGGGTCAAATGGATTTTATTCGTGGGGCTTCGTTAAGTGAAGGAGGTAAGGCGATTATTGCTTTACCATCTGTCACAAAAAGCGGAATTAGCAGAATTGTACCTTCATTAAATTCTGGAGCAGGCGTAGTTACTACACGTGCACACATACATTATGTGGTAACAGAATATGGCGTAGCTAATCTCTATGGAAAAACAATACAACAGCGTGCTAAAGCTTTAGTAAATATAGCTCATCCAGATCATAGAGAATCTATTGATCGCGAATATTTTAAACTAGTAAGAGGTTAA
- a CDS encoding BT0820 family HAD-type phosphatase — MIFQDKLIIAIDFDGTIVEDAYPKIGKAKTFAFETLKRLQNDGHRLILWTYRCGKPLQEAVAFCRENGIEFYAINSSYPEEEFDTSKSRKINADIFIDDRNVGGFLGWGEIYHLLSDPNFNPNSIEKKRGFFASLFKK, encoded by the coding sequence ATGATTTTTCAAGATAAATTAATTATTGCTATAGATTTTGATGGTACTATTGTAGAAGATGCATACCCTAAAATAGGCAAAGCAAAAACCTTTGCTTTCGAAACATTAAAACGACTACAAAATGATGGACATCGTTTAATTTTATGGACCTATAGATGTGGTAAACCTTTACAAGAAGCCGTTGCTTTTTGTAGAGAAAATGGTATTGAATTTTATGCTATAAATAGTAGTTATCCTGAAGAAGAATTTGACACGTCAAAAAGTAGAAAAATAAATGCTGATATTTTTATAGACGATAGAAATGTTGGCGGATTTTTAGGATGGGGTGAAATATATCATTTATTATCAGACCCTAATTTTAATCCTAACAGTATTGAAAAAAAGAGAGGTTTTTTTGCCTCTCTTTTTAAAAAATAA
- the gpmI gene encoding 2,3-bisphosphoglycerate-independent phosphoglycerate mutase produces the protein MNKKVILMILDGWGKSPDPKVSAIDNANTPFIDSLYTKYPNAQLRTDGENVGLPDGQMGNSEVGHMNLGAGRIVYQDLVKINLAVKDNTLGKEPVLADAFKYAKDNNKPVHFLGLLSTGGVHSHIKHLFGLLDAAKDAEVQNLFVHGFTDGRDVDPKSGLGYINQLEDYIKDSPAKIASITGRYYAMDRDKRWERVKLAYDAMVNGEGEHTSNISEVITKNYENDVTDEFIKPIINCDDNGTPVGNIQAGDVVIFFNFRTDRGRELTEVLSQSDNHEQNMHKLDLYYVTLTNYDENFKNVKVVFNKDNLKDTLGEVLAKHNKKQIRIAETEKYPHVTFFFSGGQEEPFEGESRILKNSPKVATYDLQPEMSAFELKDALVPELQKGEVDFVCLNFANGDMVGHTGVMEAAIKACEAVDTCVKEVVTTALENGYTTLLIADHGNCETMINPDGSPNTAHTTNPVPLILIDNELKSIKDGVLGDMAPTILKLIGIPQPDAMTRHSLID, from the coding sequence ATGAATAAAAAAGTCATCTTAATGATACTAGATGGTTGGGGAAAATCTCCAGATCCTAAAGTATCGGCTATCGACAATGCCAACACGCCATTCATTGATTCATTATATACAAAATACCCAAATGCTCAATTAAGGACAGATGGAGAAAATGTAGGTTTACCAGACGGCCAAATGGGTAATAGTGAGGTTGGACATATGAATTTAGGAGCTGGACGTATTGTATACCAAGATCTAGTAAAGATAAACTTAGCTGTAAAAGATAATACTCTTGGTAAAGAACCTGTTTTAGCAGATGCTTTTAAATATGCTAAAGACAATAATAAACCTGTACATTTTTTAGGTTTACTAAGTACTGGTGGAGTGCACTCTCATATTAAACATTTATTTGGATTACTTGATGCTGCAAAAGACGCAGAAGTACAAAACCTTTTTGTACATGGTTTTACAGACGGACGTGATGTAGACCCTAAATCTGGATTAGGTTATATTAACCAATTAGAGGATTATATAAAAGATTCTCCTGCTAAAATAGCATCTATCACTGGCCGTTATTATGCCATGGATAGAGACAAGCGTTGGGAACGTGTAAAATTAGCCTACGACGCTATGGTAAACGGAGAGGGTGAACATACAAGCAATATTTCTGAAGTAATTACCAAAAATTATGAAAACGACGTCACAGACGAGTTTATAAAACCTATTATAAATTGTGACGACAACGGAACCCCTGTAGGTAACATACAAGCTGGAGATGTTGTAATATTTTTTAACTTTAGAACAGATAGAGGTCGAGAACTTACCGAAGTCTTGTCTCAAAGTGATAATCACGAGCAAAACATGCATAAATTAGACTTGTATTATGTTACACTTACTAATTATGATGAAAACTTTAAAAATGTTAAAGTTGTTTTCAATAAAGACAATTTAAAAGATACGTTGGGTGAAGTCTTAGCTAAACACAATAAAAAACAAATTCGTATTGCCGAAACAGAAAAATACCCTCACGTAACCTTTTTCTTCTCTGGCGGACAAGAAGAACCTTTTGAGGGTGAATCTCGTATTTTAAAAAATTCTCCAAAAGTAGCCACTTACGATTTACAACCTGAAATGAGTGCTTTTGAATTAAAAGATGCCTTAGTTCCTGAACTACAAAAAGGCGAAGTTGACTTTGTATGTTTAAACTTTGCAAATGGAGATATGGTAGGACATACAGGTGTTATGGAAGCTGCAATTAAGGCTTGCGAAGCAGTAGATACTTGTGTGAAAGAAGTCGTAACCACAGCGCTAGAAAACGGCTATACCACTTTATTAATTGCAGACCATGGTAATTGCGAAACTATGATTAATCCGGATGGTTCACCAAACACGGCACACACAACAAATCCTGTACCTTTAATCTTAATAGATAATGAACTAAAAAGTATAAAGGATGGTGTATTAGGAGATATGGCTCCAACCATTTTAAAATTAATTGGAATTCCACAACCAGATGCCATGACAAGGCATTCTTTAATCGATTAA
- a CDS encoding ankyrin repeat domain-containing protein gives MKNLLYTCIITLGLTAPQIQAATLNSNYILNTPFYTSSVYDVNLLCKSIALGNTEIVKKLIESGEDVNKKSNGLTPVMYAAKYNRVEILNYLIARGAKLKTKCDSGYTALDYAKATGAEAAQDIIEVALSKM, from the coding sequence ATGAAAAATTTATTATACACATGTATTATTACATTAGGTCTCACTGCACCTCAAATTCAAGCAGCTACATTAAACTCTAATTATATTTTGAATACACCCTTTTACACGTCTTCTGTTTATGATGTTAATTTATTATGTAAATCTATTGCTTTGGGAAATACAGAAATAGTAAAAAAATTAATTGAAAGTGGGGAAGATGTGAATAAAAAATCTAATGGGTTAACTCCAGTTATGTATGCTGCTAAATATAATAGAGTAGAAATTTTAAACTATTTGATTGCAAGAGGAGCAAAATTAAAAACAAAATGTGACTCTGGGTATACTGCTTTAGACTATGCTAAAGCTACTGGAGCAGAAGCTGCTCAGGATATTATTGAAGTAGCTTTATCTAAAATGTAA
- a CDS encoding ankyrin repeat domain-containing protein yields MKTLLFIVTIALGSVTTTVQASNFITNTNPTPITVNVNKSMVNLLCTSIAKGDTEIVKKLIANGEDVNQKSNGLTPAMYAAKYNRVEILQLLISKGANLKVKCNKGYTALDYAKATNAKDAQLIIENAIAKK; encoded by the coding sequence ATGAAAACTCTATTATTTATTGTCACAATCGCATTAGGATCAGTAACTACAACTGTTCAAGCTTCTAACTTTATTACAAATACAAATCCAACTCCTATTACAGTTAATGTAAATAAATCTATGGTAAATTTACTATGTACTTCTATAGCTAAAGGGGATACAGAGATTGTTAAAAAATTAATTGCTAATGGTGAAGATGTAAACCAAAAATCAAATGGTTTAACACCTGCTATGTATGCAGCTAAATACAACAGAGTTGAAATTCTTCAACTTTTAATTTCAAAAGGAGCAAATTTAAAAGTAAAATGCAATAAAGGCTATACTGCTTTAGATTATGCTAAAGCTACAAACGCTAAAGATGCTCAGCTTATTATTGAAAATGCAATAGCTAAAAAGTAA
- a CDS encoding zinc ribbon domain-containing protein: MAKSKEVTVEERLRALYDLQLIDSRIDEIRNVRGELPLEVRDLEDEVAGLHTRLEKLDTSLEALDEEIKSKKNLIEEAKSLIKKYSAQLKNVSNNREYNSLTKEVEFQELEIQLAEKHINEFKAQIEQKKEVISQTKERSKERQAHLKHKKSELDAILAETEKEELALIKKSEEYKTLIEERLVKAYVRIRSNVKNGLAVVPVERGASGGSFFTIPPQIIMEIASRKKIITDEHSGRILVDEALATEQKEKMEKLFAKF; encoded by the coding sequence ATGGCAAAAAGTAAAGAAGTTACTGTAGAAGAACGTTTAAGAGCTTTATACGATCTACAACTTATCGATTCAAGAATCGATGAAATTAGAAACGTTCGAGGAGAACTACCTTTAGAGGTTCGTGATTTAGAAGATGAAGTTGCTGGACTACACACAAGACTTGAGAAATTAGACACTAGTCTAGAAGCTTTAGATGAAGAAATAAAATCTAAAAAGAATTTAATTGAAGAGGCTAAATCTTTAATTAAAAAATACAGTGCACAACTAAAAAATGTAAGTAATAACAGAGAGTATAATTCACTTACAAAAGAAGTTGAATTTCAAGAATTAGAAATTCAATTAGCTGAAAAACATATTAACGAATTCAAAGCTCAAATCGAGCAAAAGAAGGAAGTTATTAGTCAGACAAAAGAACGTTCTAAAGAACGCCAAGCGCACCTTAAACATAAAAAAAGCGAATTAGATGCAATTTTAGCTGAAACTGAAAAAGAAGAATTAGCTTTAATTAAAAAGTCTGAAGAGTACAAAACATTAATAGAAGAGCGTTTAGTAAAAGCTTATGTTAGAATACGTAGCAATGTAAAAAATGGCTTAGCAGTTGTTCCTGTTGAAAGAGGTGCTTCTGGAGGTTCATTCTTTACAATTCCACCACAAATTATTATGGAAATTGCTTCTCGTAAAAAAATTATTACTGATGAGCACAGTGGAAGAATCTTAGTTGATGAAGCTTTAGCTACCGAACAAAAAGAAAAAATGGAAAAACTTTTCGCTAAATTTTAA
- a CDS encoding Nif3-like dinuclear metal center hexameric protein, producing the protein MIIQDVINHLETFAPLNYAEDFDNVGLLVGDKNETLTGILVTLDTLETVVDEAIENNCNLIVSFHPIVFKGLKKITGKTYVERVVLKAIKHNIAIYAIHTALDNHIQGVNAMICKQLNLVNTSILIPQNNTIKKLTTYVPRSEASKLREALFAAGAGQIGNYSDCSFNIEGTGTFNPNQNANPSIGKIGEIHTEAETLIAVTFPKHLEGKILKALFTTHSYEEVAYEVTTLENKNQHIGIGMLGELVDELSEIEFLAYLKTKMNTACVRHSALLGKPIKKIAVLGGSGSFAIPNAKHAGVDAFITADLKYHDFFTAENELILADIGHFESEQFTKNGLVAHLTKKITNFAIVLSKTDTNPVKYF; encoded by the coding sequence ATGATAATTCAAGACGTTATAAACCATCTTGAAACTTTTGCACCCTTAAATTACGCTGAAGATTTTGATAATGTAGGCTTACTAGTTGGAGATAAAAATGAAACTCTTACGGGTATATTAGTGACCTTAGACACTCTAGAAACAGTTGTAGATGAAGCTATTGAAAATAACTGTAATCTTATAGTAAGCTTTCACCCGATTGTTTTTAAAGGATTAAAAAAAATAACAGGAAAAACCTATGTAGAACGCGTAGTTTTAAAAGCAATAAAACATAACATTGCTATTTATGCCATTCATACTGCTTTAGACAACCATATACAGGGAGTAAATGCAATGATTTGTAAACAATTAAACTTAGTAAACACATCCATATTAATACCTCAAAATAACACGATAAAAAAACTAACTACCTATGTTCCCAGATCTGAAGCAAGTAAATTAAGAGAAGCTTTATTTGCAGCAGGAGCAGGACAAATAGGAAATTATTCAGACTGTAGTTTTAATATTGAAGGTACAGGAACGTTCAATCCTAACCAAAATGCAAATCCAAGCATAGGTAAAATAGGAGAAATACATACCGAAGCAGAAACTTTAATTGCTGTTACATTTCCAAAACATTTAGAAGGAAAAATCTTAAAAGCACTATTTACTACCCATTCTTATGAAGAAGTCGCTTACGAGGTAACAACACTAGAAAATAAAAATCAACATATCGGAATTGGAATGCTTGGAGAATTGGTAGATGAACTGAGTGAAATAGAATTTTTAGCCTACTTAAAAACTAAAATGAACACTGCTTGTGTTCGCCATAGTGCGTTATTAGGAAAACCTATAAAAAAAATTGCAGTTTTAGGAGGCTCTGGAAGTTTCGCCATACCAAATGCTAAACATGCTGGTGTAGATGCTTTTATAACTGCCGACTTAAAGTATCACGACTTTTTTACTGCAGAAAATGAGTTAATTTTAGCAGATATTGGACATTTTGAAAGTGAACAGTTTACAAAAAATGGTTTAGTAGCACATCTTACAAAAAAAATCACTAATTTTGCAATCGTTTTATCAAAGACCGATACAAACCCTGTTAAGTATTTTTAA
- the lpxK gene encoding tetraacyldisaccharide 4'-kinase codes for MKLLRYVFFPVMPLYYGITWLRNKLYDVGILQSTSYNFPVICVGNLSVGGTGKTPMIEYLIRLLKDEFTVATLSRGYKRSSEGFQLGQDGVTAAILGDEPFQFYSKFKTEIAVAVDANRRAGIHQLMQLQPKPGVVLLDDAYQHRKVNAGFNILLTTYSNLYSSDIVLPTGNLREPRSGSKRAQTIVVTKCPESLSDLEKQNIIKALNPEPHQQVFFSRIKYADYVVSKRTTIPLEQVPKFTLVTGIANPKPLIYFLKTQGLDFEHLNFKDHHDFTPDELEIFKQKPFIITTEKDFMRLRQYEYLNNTLFYLSIEAVIDNAAEFNRKVTSFVKAYKD; via the coding sequence ATGAAATTATTACGTTATGTCTTTTTTCCTGTAATGCCTCTGTATTATGGTATTACTTGGTTGCGAAATAAGCTATATGATGTGGGTATTTTACAATCTACTTCGTATAATTTTCCAGTAATTTGTGTTGGAAATTTAAGTGTTGGTGGTACTGGAAAAACTCCAATGATTGAGTATTTAATTAGGTTGTTAAAAGACGAGTTTACTGTTGCTACATTAAGTCGTGGTTATAAACGTTCGAGTGAGGGGTTTCAGTTAGGACAAGATGGCGTTACAGCTGCCATTTTAGGAGATGAACCTTTTCAGTTTTACTCTAAATTTAAGACGGAAATAGCAGTTGCTGTTGATGCTAATAGAAGAGCAGGTATACATCAATTAATGCAGTTGCAACCCAAGCCAGGTGTGGTATTATTAGATGATGCTTACCAACACCGAAAAGTAAATGCAGGATTTAACATTTTACTAACAACCTATTCTAATTTATACAGTTCAGATATTGTTTTGCCAACGGGGAATTTACGTGAGCCTAGAAGTGGTTCTAAGCGTGCGCAAACCATTGTAGTTACTAAATGTCCAGAATCTTTATCTGATTTAGAAAAGCAAAACATTATTAAAGCCTTAAATCCAGAACCGCATCAGCAAGTGTTTTTTAGTAGAATAAAGTATGCCGATTATGTAGTGTCTAAACGGACAACTATACCATTAGAGCAGGTGCCAAAATTTACGTTAGTAACAGGAATTGCTAATCCTAAACCTTTAATTTATTTCTTAAAAACTCAAGGATTAGATTTTGAGCATCTGAATTTTAAAGATCATCATGATTTTACTCCAGATGAATTAGAGATATTTAAACAAAAGCCATTCATTATAACTACAGAAAAGGATTTTATGAGGCTAAGGCAGTATGAGTATTTAAACAACACATTGTTTTATTTAAGTATCGAGGCTGTTATAGATAATGCTGCCGAATTTAATAGAAAGGTGACTTCTTTTGTAAAAGCGTATAAAGATTAA
- a CDS encoding tetratricopeptide repeat-containing hybrid sensor histidine kinase/response regulator yields MANIKYIIIGVFFLLNLSFNASAQDTVSNDPETIQNTIDYRITQAQYDLDNNNYYPAKKKLEEALKLAEELDNKKNIGLIYSKIGKLEYIIDEYDEALKTLTKAVEVQRFAKDNINIAETYKTLGNVYMALKEYDQALTYYTASLSLFEQEELSEFEAEVLLKQGEAYIETKQYRKARERLNKSLALTQRYDLKKIKSSALINQAKVYYYLNENEEALKLGNQGIQIAETNNFIDVLSQGYFILGELNEKIGNFQLSSQYLKKHIILSKSLTALKHKNLSPEKRAKFILDNQTEFQKEKEADLEKLKVDKSLNKLATILSIALITILSLLTLSLYKNNNIRLKTNNMLHKKNAELILAKEKAELASKTKANFLSTVTHELRTPLYAVTGLTNMLLDENPKPSQIQHLKSLKFSGDYLLTFINDILQINKIEANKVDIEYEVFDLRKKISDVISALKNSAIDNGVEIHFEYDTNIPLHFKADQIKLSQILINLIGNSIKFTKDGDIWVRVIKINEEGDIFNLKFEVEDNGIGITPEKQKHMFESFSQGSIQINRKYGGTGLGLSIVKGLIDILKGKIYLKSELNKGTTFFFEIPLKHTTEEVPTEQNKNYFKDVTEKELSNIKVLVVEDNKINQMITNKILTKMKLNCDIVDNGEEAVDMVKNNHYDVVLMDIHMPGISGIEATKIIRTFDRELNIFALTAVTIEDKMQEFEEAGFDDIISKPFKQEEFEKKLFNAVIGNKDA; encoded by the coding sequence ATGGCTAACATTAAATACATCATAATAGGTGTTTTCTTTTTACTAAATTTAAGTTTTAATGCAAGTGCACAAGACACTGTAAGTAATGATCCTGAAACCATACAAAACACGATTGATTACCGCATTACTCAAGCGCAATACGACTTAGATAATAACAATTATTACCCTGCTAAAAAAAAGCTAGAAGAAGCTTTAAAATTAGCAGAAGAACTTGATAATAAAAAAAATATTGGACTGATATATTCCAAAATCGGAAAATTAGAATATATCATAGACGAATACGATGAAGCTCTAAAAACATTAACCAAAGCCGTTGAAGTACAACGTTTCGCTAAAGACAATATAAATATTGCTGAAACCTACAAAACACTTGGGAATGTGTATATGGCTTTAAAAGAATACGACCAAGCATTAACTTATTACACGGCATCATTATCTTTATTCGAACAAGAAGAGTTATCTGAATTTGAGGCAGAAGTCCTTCTAAAACAGGGCGAAGCCTATATAGAAACTAAACAATACAGGAAAGCAAGAGAGCGATTAAACAAATCTTTAGCGCTAACCCAACGTTACGATTTAAAAAAAATTAAAAGTAGTGCCTTAATCAATCAAGCTAAGGTTTATTATTATCTAAACGAAAACGAAGAGGCGCTTAAATTAGGAAATCAAGGCATACAAATTGCCGAAACCAATAATTTTATAGATGTTTTAAGTCAGGGGTATTTTATATTGGGAGAATTAAATGAGAAAATTGGAAACTTTCAATTATCCTCACAATATTTAAAAAAACACATTATACTCTCTAAATCTTTAACGGCTTTAAAGCACAAAAACCTTTCACCAGAAAAAAGAGCAAAATTTATACTAGATAATCAAACAGAATTTCAAAAAGAAAAGGAAGCCGATCTAGAAAAACTTAAAGTGGATAAAAGTTTAAACAAACTAGCCACTATTTTAAGTATTGCCTTAATTACCATATTATCGTTATTAACCTTATCGCTTTATAAAAACAATAACATTAGGTTAAAAACCAACAATATGTTACATAAAAAGAATGCAGAACTAATACTTGCTAAAGAAAAAGCAGAATTAGCCTCTAAAACTAAGGCAAACTTTTTATCTACAGTAACACACGAACTTAGAACACCGTTATATGCCGTAACAGGTTTAACTAACATGTTATTAGACGAGAATCCCAAACCCAGTCAAATCCAGCACTTAAAATCTTTAAAATTTTCTGGCGACTACCTATTAACATTTATAAACGACATCCTTCAAATTAATAAAATTGAAGCTAATAAAGTAGATATTGAATATGAAGTATTTGATTTAAGAAAGAAAATATCCGATGTAATTTCTGCTCTAAAAAATTCAGCTATAGATAATGGTGTGGAAATTCATTTTGAATACGACACTAATATTCCACTACATTTTAAAGCCGATCAAATTAAACTTTCTCAAATCTTAATTAATTTAATTGGAAATTCAATTAAGTTCACAAAAGATGGAGATATATGGGTACGGGTTATTAAAATAAATGAAGAAGGAGATATCTTTAACCTAAAGTTTGAAGTTGAAGATAATGGTATTGGTATAACGCCAGAAAAACAAAAACATATGTTTGAAAGTTTCTCGCAAGGTTCAATACAAATTAACAGAAAGTATGGAGGCACAGGTCTTGGATTATCCATTGTAAAAGGACTAATAGATATTTTAAAAGGAAAAATTTATTTAAAAAGTGAACTTAACAAAGGAACTACATTCTTTTTTGAGATACCTTTAAAACACACTACCGAAGAAGTCCCTACAGAGCAAAATAAAAACTACTTTAAAGATGTTACCGAAAAAGAATTAAGTAATATTAAAGTGCTTGTGGTAGAAGACAACAAAATTAATCAGATGATTACCAATAAAATTTTAACCAAAATGAAGCTTAATTGCGACATTGTAGATAACGGTGAAGAAGCTGTAGACATGGTTAAAAACAATCATTACGATGTTGTTTTAATGGATATACATATGCCAGGAATAAGTGGTATTGAAGCCACAAAAATTATTAGAACATTTGATAGAGAACTTAATATCTTTGCCCTAACTGCAGTTACTATTGAAGATAAAATGCAAGAATTTGAAGAAGCAGGATTTGACGATATAATTTCTAAACCTTTTAAACAAGAAGAATTTGAGAAGAAATTATTTAATGCAGTAATAGGTAATAAAGATGCTTAA
- the gap gene encoding type I glyceraldehyde-3-phosphate dehydrogenase has protein sequence MINVAINGFGRIGRRVFRLLQQNPNIQVVAINDLADAYTLSHLLKYDSIHGVSNQSISHQENNIIVNDYCIPLLNETHPKSINWQPYNVDFVIESTGKFKLKSELQNHINNGAKRVILSVPALEDDIKTIVLGVNDHLIDGTEKIISNASCTTNNAAPMMSVINEQFGINQAYITTVHSYTTDQSLHDQPHRDLRRARAAGQSIVPTTTGAAKALTRIFPTLSNVIGGCGIRVPVANGSLTDITFNIKKTATITDVNNAFKTASQTHLRSILEYTEAPIVSIDIVGNPHSCIFDAQMTSVIGNMVKIIGWYDNETGYSSRIIDLISKLSEK, from the coding sequence ATGATTAATGTTGCCATAAATGGTTTTGGACGTATTGGACGTCGGGTATTTAGATTACTACAACAAAACCCTAACATTCAAGTGGTTGCTATTAATGATTTAGCAGATGCTTATACGTTAAGTCATTTATTAAAATACGATAGTATACATGGTGTGTCCAATCAGTCAATTTCGCACCAAGAAAATAATATTATTGTTAACGATTATTGTATTCCTCTTTTAAATGAAACACATCCAAAATCGATTAATTGGCAGCCATATAATGTAGACTTTGTAATTGAGTCTACAGGGAAATTTAAACTAAAATCAGAGCTGCAAAATCATATCAATAATGGAGCAAAAAGAGTAATTTTAAGTGTTCCTGCACTAGAAGATGATATTAAAACCATAGTATTAGGGGTTAATGACCATTTAATAGATGGTACCGAAAAAATCATCTCTAATGCTTCTTGCACTACCAACAATGCCGCACCAATGATGTCTGTAATAAATGAGCAATTTGGTATTAACCAAGCTTATATTACAACTGTACACTCCTACACTACAGACCAGAGTTTGCACGATCAGCCGCATCGTGATTTAAGACGAGCGCGTGCCGCTGGACAATCTATTGTGCCAACAACAACGGGTGCAGCAAAGGCATTAACAAGAATTTTCCCTACATTATCAAATGTAATTGGAGGTTGTGGTATTCGTGTTCCTGTTGCTAATGGATCGCTAACTGATATTACCTTTAATATAAAAAAAACAGCTACTATTACAGATGTAAATAACGCGTTTAAAACTGCATCACAAACACATTTACGATCTATCCTAGAATACACAGAAGCCCCAATAGTTTCTATAGATATAGTGGGCAATCCACACTCCTGTATTTTTGACGCTCAAATGACTTCCGTTATAGGAAATATGGTTAAAATTATTGGATGGTATGATAACGAAACTGGATATTCAAGTAGAATTATAGATTTAATAAGTAAGTTATCGGAAAAATAG